In Populus alba chromosome 1, ASM523922v2, whole genome shotgun sequence, a single window of DNA contains:
- the LOC118036072 gene encoding putative transferase At4g12130, mitochondrial isoform X2, protein MHLFKTIFTKNYHTLNNKSTGPLVSLLKSRSVIRFSGPDTIKFLQGLLTNDVKKFSELPSRTTSYLPTPNLPPVYVPPIYAAFLNPQGRFLYDLFLYRKPLGEEKLDGSGSGPGSDSGGDLELFADVDSSVLDELLLTFKRYRLRSKVEIDNVTEDFSCWQRFGGNLAEKSKGEEEPEAASVGWGPGVDHSAMSSSHGNDVGWQWFKDPRVDCLGLRGVFPSKETPPLVESDKETNELNYLLWRIENGVAEGSTEIPTGEAIPLEYNLAGLNAISFDKGCYVGQEFIARTHHRGVIRKRLLSLAFLDDSGKVEQKVGPGSEVINTASGKKIGYVTTALGCRGLGVLRLEEAFKGSGSLTIQGQEGIKVEAIRPKWWPAEWFSEHQQHSAVA, encoded by the exons ATGCATCTTTTCAAAACAATCTTCACCAAAAACTACCACACCTTAAACAACAAAAGCACAGGTCCTCTTGTCTCCCTCTTAAAATCCCGTTCCGTAATCCGGTTCAGCGGTCCAGACACAATCAAATTCTTACAAGGTTTATTGACAAACGATGTTAAAAAATTCAGTGAACTCCCAAGCAGGACAACATCGTACTTGCCCACTCCAAATTTGCCTCCTGTCTATGTTCCTCCTATATATGCTGCGTTTTTGAATCCACAAGGGAGGTTCTtgtatgatttgtttttgtatagAAAGCCTCTGGGTGAGGAGAAGCTTGATGGGTCCGGGTCCGGTCCTGGGTCGGATTCGGGTGGGGATTTGGAGTTGTTTGCTGATGTGGATAGCTCGGTTCTTGATGAGTTATTGCTTACTTTTAAAAG ATACCGGTTGAGGTCAAAGGTTGAAATTGATAATGTGACAGAAGACTTCTCTTGCTGGCAACGGTTTGGTGGGAACCTTGCTGAAAAATCAAAAGGTGAAGAAGAGCCAGAGGCAGCTAGTGTTGGCTGGGGCCCTGGTGTTGATCATTCTGCCATGTCATCTTCACACGGGAATGATGTTGGATGGCAATGGTTTAAGGACCCCAGAGTAGATTGTCTTGGTTTGAGGGGGGTCTTTCCATCTAAAGAGACTC CACCTTTGGTAGAATCTGACAAAGAAACAAATGAACTGAATTACCTGTTATGGAGAATTGAGAATGGAGTTGCAGAAGGCTCAACTGAGATCCCCACAG GTGAAGCGATTCCTCTTGAATACAATCTGGCGGGTTTAAATGCAATAAGCTTTGACAAAGGATGCTATGTGGGCCAAGAGTTTATAGCTCGAACACACCACAGAGGGGTCATTCGCAAACGATTGCTTTCTTTAGCGTTTCTTGATGATAGTGGAAAAG TGGAGCAGAAAGTTGGTCCAGGTTCAGAAGTCATCAACACAGCATCTGGCAAGAAAATTGGGTATGTGACGACTGCACTTGGCTGTAGAGGGCTGGGTGTTTTGCGGTTAGAAGAAGCCTTTAAAGGGTCAGGTTCATTGACCATACAAGGGCAGGAGGGCATAAAGGTTGAGGCCATTAGACCAAAATGGTGGCCTGCCGAATGGTTTTCAGAGCATCAACAGCATAGTGCAGTGGCTTAG
- the LOC118036072 gene encoding putative transferase At4g12130, mitochondrial isoform X1, with protein sequence MHLFKTIFTKNYHTLNNKSTGPLVSLLKSRSVIRFSGPDTIKFLQGLLTNDVKKFSELPSRTTSYLPTPNLPPVYVPPIYAAFLNPQGRFLYDLFLYRKPLGEEKLDGSGSGPGSDSGGDLELFADVDSSVLDELLLTFKRYRLRSKVEIDNVTEDFSCWQRFGGNLAEKSKGEEEPEAASVGWGPGVDHSAMSSSHGNDVGWQWFKDPRVDCLGLRGVFPSKETPPLVESDKETNELNYLLWRIENGVAEGSTEIPTGEAIPLEYNLAGLNAISFDKGCYVGQEFIARTHHRGVIRKRLLSLAFLDDSGKEVEQKVGPGSEVINTASGKKIGYVTTALGCRGLGVLRLEEAFKGSGSLTIQGQEGIKVEAIRPKWWPAEWFSEHQQHSAVA encoded by the exons ATGCATCTTTTCAAAACAATCTTCACCAAAAACTACCACACCTTAAACAACAAAAGCACAGGTCCTCTTGTCTCCCTCTTAAAATCCCGTTCCGTAATCCGGTTCAGCGGTCCAGACACAATCAAATTCTTACAAGGTTTATTGACAAACGATGTTAAAAAATTCAGTGAACTCCCAAGCAGGACAACATCGTACTTGCCCACTCCAAATTTGCCTCCTGTCTATGTTCCTCCTATATATGCTGCGTTTTTGAATCCACAAGGGAGGTTCTtgtatgatttgtttttgtatagAAAGCCTCTGGGTGAGGAGAAGCTTGATGGGTCCGGGTCCGGTCCTGGGTCGGATTCGGGTGGGGATTTGGAGTTGTTTGCTGATGTGGATAGCTCGGTTCTTGATGAGTTATTGCTTACTTTTAAAAG ATACCGGTTGAGGTCAAAGGTTGAAATTGATAATGTGACAGAAGACTTCTCTTGCTGGCAACGGTTTGGTGGGAACCTTGCTGAAAAATCAAAAGGTGAAGAAGAGCCAGAGGCAGCTAGTGTTGGCTGGGGCCCTGGTGTTGATCATTCTGCCATGTCATCTTCACACGGGAATGATGTTGGATGGCAATGGTTTAAGGACCCCAGAGTAGATTGTCTTGGTTTGAGGGGGGTCTTTCCATCTAAAGAGACTC CACCTTTGGTAGAATCTGACAAAGAAACAAATGAACTGAATTACCTGTTATGGAGAATTGAGAATGGAGTTGCAGAAGGCTCAACTGAGATCCCCACAG GTGAAGCGATTCCTCTTGAATACAATCTGGCGGGTTTAAATGCAATAAGCTTTGACAAAGGATGCTATGTGGGCCAAGAGTTTATAGCTCGAACACACCACAGAGGGGTCATTCGCAAACGATTGCTTTCTTTAGCGTTTCTTGATGATAGTGGAAAAG aaGTGGAGCAGAAAGTTGGTCCAGGTTCAGAAGTCATCAACACAGCATCTGGCAAGAAAATTGGGTATGTGACGACTGCACTTGGCTGTAGAGGGCTGGGTGTTTTGCGGTTAGAAGAAGCCTTTAAAGGGTCAGGTTCATTGACCATACAAGGGCAGGAGGGCATAAAGGTTGAGGCCATTAGACCAAAATGGTGGCCTGCCGAATGGTTTTCAGAGCATCAACAGCATAGTGCAGTGGCTTAG
- the LOC118036073 gene encoding proline-rich receptor-like protein kinase PERK9: MGSLCYFSSLILFLSLLTPQQISGNNTELEALVKLKFALDPNNKYLQSWTSDGDPCSGLFEGVACNEHGQVANISLQGKGLSGTISPAVAELKSLSGLYLHYNSLSGEIPKEIVNLVGLSDLYLNVNNLSGSIPSEIGRMASLQVLELCCNQLAGYIPSEMRSLKRLSVLALQYNRLAGQIPASLGTLGMLKRLDMSFNYLSGTIPQGIANIPRLEVLDVRNNSLSGSVPFALKRLNGGFQFENNQGLCGAGFPPLRACGAFDNMNINQVGSLGPIANNSAQKVIPQSAILQARCNQTLCSNSSKLPQAAIVAGVIIVTITLMGAGFLVIFCYRRKKQKIGNTSDSSDGRLSTDQAKEFHRAGASPLASLEYSNGWDPLGDSRNGIEFSVEHLNSFRFNLEEIESATQCFSEVNVLGKSSFSTVYKGVLRDGSLVAIKSINVTSCKPEEAEFVKGLNLLTSLRHDNLTRLRGFCCSRGRGECFLIYDFAPKGDLSRYLDLEDGSNQVLDWSTRVSIINGIAKGIRYLHSIEEKKPAIIHRRISVEKVLLDQQVNPLIADSGLAKLLADDIVFSTIKISAAMGYLAPEYVTTGLFTEKSDIYSFGVIILQILSGKQLLSTSMRLGAACCRYNDFIDTSLRGNFSESEAAKLAKIALACIDDLPDQRPTMKEVIQELNLGNAGS, from the exons ATGGGTTCTTTATGttatttctcttctctcattctatTTCTTTCACTGTTAACTCCACAACAAATTTCTGGAAACAATACGGAGCTTGAAGCTTTGGTGAAGCTAAAGTTTGCTTTAGAcccaaacaataaatatttacagTCATGGACTAGTGATGGTGATCCCTGCAGTGGCTTATTTGAGGGTGTGGCTTGCAACGAGCACGGCCAAGTGGCTAACATTTCATTGCAGGGAAAGGGGCTATCTGGTACAATATCTCCTGCAGTGGCAGAACTGAAGAGCTTGTCCGGTCTGTACTTGCATTATAATTCGTTGTCTGGAGAGATACCAAAGGAGATTGTTAATTTGGTTGGGCTGTCTGATCTTTATCTCAACGTGAATAATCTTTCTGGTAGTATTCCTTCTGAGATTGGCAGAATGGCTTCTCTACAAG TTTTAGAGCTATGTTGTAACCAGCTCGCGGGGTACATACCTTCAGAGATGAGGTCCTTGAAGAGGCTAAGCGTTCTAGCATTGCAGTATAACAGACTAGCTGGTCAAATTCCTGCCAGCTTAGGGACCTTGGGAATGTTGAAAAGGCTTGATATGAGTTTTAATTACTTGTCTGGGACAATTCCTCAAGGAATAGCTAACATTCCACGTCTGGAAGTGCTGGATGTCCGGAACAATTCTCTTTCTGGATCTGTTCCTTTTG cttTGAAGAGATTAAATGGGGGATTTCAGTTTGAGAACAACCAAGGTTTATGTGGAGCTGGATTTCCTCCATTGAGAGCTTGCGGTGCTTTTGATAATATGAACATCAACCAAGTTGGCTCGTTGGGACCGATCGCTAATAATTCTGCTCAAAAAGTTATCCCCCAGTCTGCAATTCTGCAGGCACGTTGCAACCAAACCCTCTGttcaaattcatcaaaacttCCACAGGCTGCCATTGTTGCAGGTGTTATTATAGTCACTATCACATTGATGGGTGCTGGATTTCTTGTCATTTTCTGCTATCGCCGGAAGAAACAAAAGATTGGGAATACATCTGATTCTTCTGATGGTCGGCTAAGCACTGACCAGGCTAAGGAGTTCCACAGGGCTGGTGCCTCTCCACTTGCAAGTCTTGAGTATTCTAACGGATGGGACCCATTAGGTGACAGCCGAAATGGCATTGAATTCTCTGTAGAGCATCTAAATAGCTTTAGATTCAACCTGGAAGAGATCGAGTCTGCTACCCAGTGCTTTTCTGAGGTGAATGTATTGGGAAAGAGCAGCTTCTCAACTGTCTACAAAGGAGTTCTCAGAGATGGTTCTCTTGTAGCTATTAAGAGCATTAACGTAACCAGCTGTAAACCTGAAGAAGCCGAGTTTGTAAAGGGTTTAAACTTGCTAACATCTTTGAGACATGACAACCTCACTCGGCTGCGAGGCTTTTGTTGCTCCAGGGGCAGGGGTGAATGCTTTCTTATCTATGATTTTGCTCCCAAGGGAGATCTGTCAAGATACCTTGATTTAGAAGATGGAAGCAATCAAGTTCTTGACTGGTCTACAAGAGTTTCCATTATCAATGGCATCGCAAAAG GTATTAGATATTTGCACAGCATTGAAGAGAAGAAACCTGCCATAATTCATCGAAGAATATCCGTTGAGAAGGTCCTCCTTGACCAGCAGGTAAATCCATTAATCGCAGACTCCGGCCTTGCTAAGCTTCTAGCAGATGACATTGTCTTCTCAACTATCAAAATCAGTGCTGCCATGGGATACCTGGCTCCAGAATATGTAACCACAGGACTTTTTACCGAGAAGAGTGATATATATTCGTTTGGAGTGATCATCCTCCAAATCCTCTCCGGTAAACAGTTGCTGTCCACTTCAATGCGATTGGGAGCTGCATGTTGCAGATACAATGACTTCATTGACACAAGCCTCCGAGGAAACTTCTCTGAGTCTGAGGCAGCTAAGCTGGCAAAAATTGCACTAGCTTGCATTGACGATCTCCCTGACCAAAGACCAACCATGAAGGAAGTGATTCAAGAGCTGAACCTAGGCAATGCTGGTTCTTAA